A window of the Algoriphagus halophilus genome harbors these coding sequences:
- a CDS encoding YtxH domain-containing protein, producing MSNNSNNSFLAFLVGAGVGAALGILFAPDAGENTRDRLTFKLSKYKKELEDLISELVEGKETHFNEAKTEGKRVISEAKDKAENLLNDVNKLIDQINQGDN from the coding sequence ATGAGCAACAACAGTAACAACTCATTTCTAGCATTTCTTGTAGGCGCCGGCGTTGGTGCAGCATTGGGAATACTTTTTGCCCCCGATGCGGGAGAAAATACTCGGGATCGCCTGACTTTTAAACTTTCAAAATACAAGAAAGAATTAGAAGATCTGATCAGCGAATTAGTGGAAGGAAAAGAAACACACTTCAATGAAGCAAAGACTGAAGGCAAGCGTGTGATTTCTGAAGCCAAGGACAAAGCTGAAAATTTGCTAAATGATGTGAATAAACTAATCGATCAAATAAACCAAGGAGACAACTAA
- the nusB gene encoding transcription antitermination factor NusB: MLNRRILRVKAFQNLYAYEQCKGSNLNLAKDFIKESFLPDLNSMEVQDKAALNKEAELAIKLFDENLESTESLKSSDASQKVKQVVLDALKQFKVANQKDREFLLKNMVVSAERIPQLYLLAIEILQAFAAHVAKEFDKKRRFNGDDPAGFANELNLANNQVLKHIRESDAYNAAVARNNANLDDLELEISEWFRDYVKPSEEYQAYLKISNPTLEQDFEIADELLKKIIFKNEVMLNYFAEKDLNWTENKSVVRSLASKVLKNSSLLNETESNQLPEIAMNWEEDKEFFQNIFNFTIENDAESKALISQKTKNWDIERLAFTDKIIISMALAEMKNFPSIPVKVSINEYIDISKTYSTPKSKQFVNGLLDVMSKELTESGEIRKSGRGLLDNK, encoded by the coding sequence ATGCTAAACAGAAGAATACTAAGAGTCAAAGCATTCCAAAACTTATATGCTTACGAGCAGTGTAAAGGCTCCAACCTTAACCTGGCTAAAGATTTCATAAAAGAGTCTTTTTTACCGGACCTCAATAGCATGGAAGTGCAGGATAAGGCCGCTTTGAATAAAGAAGCTGAACTTGCTATCAAACTATTTGATGAGAATTTAGAAAGTACGGAATCTCTTAAGTCTAGTGATGCCAGTCAAAAGGTCAAGCAAGTAGTGCTAGATGCTTTAAAACAATTTAAAGTCGCTAATCAAAAAGACAGAGAGTTCCTTTTAAAAAACATGGTAGTCTCCGCGGAGCGGATTCCTCAGCTATATCTACTAGCTATTGAAATTCTTCAGGCATTTGCAGCACATGTGGCCAAAGAATTTGATAAAAAGAGAAGATTTAATGGGGATGATCCTGCAGGATTTGCCAATGAACTAAACCTTGCCAATAACCAGGTGCTGAAACATATCAGAGAATCTGATGCGTACAATGCTGCGGTGGCTAGAAACAATGCAAATTTGGATGATTTGGAGCTGGAAATCAGCGAATGGTTTAGAGATTACGTCAAACCGTCTGAGGAATATCAAGCGTATCTTAAGATTTCAAACCCTACCTTAGAGCAAGATTTTGAGATTGCAGATGAACTCTTGAAGAAAATCATCTTCAAAAACGAAGTAATGCTAAATTATTTCGCGGAAAAGGATTTGAACTGGACCGAAAACAAATCTGTTGTAAGGAGTCTGGCTTCTAAAGTGTTAAAGAATTCTTCTCTTTTGAATGAAACGGAAAGCAATCAACTTCCTGAGATTGCCATGAACTGGGAGGAGGATAAGGAGTTTTTTCAAAATATCTTTAACTTCACTATCGAGAATGATGCGGAAAGTAAAGCATTGATTTCTCAGAAGACTAAGAACTGGGATATTGAAAGACTGGCTTTTACAGATAAAATTATCATCTCAATGGCCTTGGCAGAAATGAAAAATTTCCCAAGTATTCCTGTAAAAGTGAGTATCAACGAATATATTGACATTTCAAAAACCTACAGTACTCCAAAAAGCAAGCAATTTGTCAATGGATTACTAGATGTGATGTCAAAAGAACTAACCGAAAGTGGTGAAATCCGTAAGAGTGGAAGAGGGCTTTTGGACAATAAATAA
- a CDS encoding Glu/Leu/Phe/Val dehydrogenase dimerization domain-containing protein: MLEIKATETVREGSIFGQISTMDHEQVVICQDQPTGLKAIIGIHNTVLGPALGGTRMWPYVSEEEAITDVLRLSRGMTFKNSLAGLNLGGGKAVILGDPRLKSEAFLRRFGRFIESLGGRYVTAEDVNMNTSDMEYIRMETRHVAGLPEIKGGSGDPSPVTAYGTYMGMKAAAKKAFGSDSLNGKKIVVQGVGQVGKYLIEYLVKEGAEVMITDIFEEKLKQVSKNTGASVVDPNVIYDLDMDIYAPCALGATINDDTIDRLKCGVIAGAANNQLKDEAKHGKILLEKGIVYAPDFLINAGGVINVGAEYLGGYIKEIVYQQTEKIYDTCFGILEKSSKENIPAQQAAIETAKARITAMGNVKLPF, encoded by the coding sequence ATGTTAGAGATTAAAGCTACCGAAACTGTGCGAGAAGGATCCATCTTTGGACAAATCAGCACCATGGATCACGAGCAAGTCGTGATTTGTCAAGACCAACCTACCGGTTTAAAAGCGATTATCGGTATCCACAATACAGTTTTGGGACCTGCGCTAGGAGGAACAAGAATGTGGCCATATGTTTCTGAGGAAGAAGCAATCACAGATGTTTTGAGATTGTCTCGAGGAATGACCTTTAAAAATTCATTGGCTGGATTGAACCTAGGGGGTGGCAAAGCAGTGATTTTAGGAGATCCACGTTTGAAGAGTGAAGCCTTCTTAAGGAGATTTGGAAGATTTATTGAAAGCCTAGGTGGCAGATATGTTACTGCAGAGGATGTCAACATGAACACCTCTGATATGGAATATATCAGAATGGAAACAAGACATGTTGCCGGATTACCTGAAATCAAAGGAGGGTCTGGAGATCCTTCTCCCGTTACTGCTTATGGCACCTACATGGGAATGAAAGCAGCCGCAAAAAAAGCTTTCGGATCTGACTCTTTAAATGGAAAAAAGATCGTTGTACAAGGCGTAGGTCAAGTAGGCAAATACCTTATTGAGTATTTGGTAAAAGAAGGCGCTGAAGTAATGATTACTGACATCTTCGAAGAAAAGCTAAAACAAGTCTCCAAAAACACTGGAGCTTCTGTGGTAGATCCTAATGTGATCTATGATTTAGATATGGATATTTATGCGCCTTGTGCTTTAGGAGCCACAATCAATGACGATACCATTGACCGATTGAAATGCGGGGTGATTGCAGGTGCTGCGAATAATCAGTTAAAGGACGAAGCAAAACATGGAAAGATCCTATTGGAAAAAGGAATTGTTTATGCTCCGGATTTCTTGATTAACGCAGGAGGTGTCATCAATGTGGGTGCAGAATACCTTGGAGGTTATATCAAAGAGATTGTTTATCAACAAACTGAAAAAATCTACGACACCTGTTTTGGTATTTTGGAGAAGTCTTCCAAAGAAAATATTCCAGCACAACAAGCTGCAATTGAAACTGCAAAAGCAAGAATTACTGCAATGGGCAATGTGAAGTTGCCTTTCTAA
- a CDS encoding ABC transporter ATP-binding protein, translating to MKPLWRLNKYLYKYKGLLLLGIVFTVISNVFVIIPAQLVRLAIDYVVESFSILKPLELGGMGEEARNIFLQFVFIFGVLILVMALLRGFFLFLIRQTIIIMSRRIEYDMKNEIFEHYQALPLSFYRKNSTGDLMARITEDVSRVRMYLGPAIMYGLNLLILFPLVISYMISVNPELTFYSLLPLPVLSLSIYFVNNLINERSEKIQRSLSGLSTFVQEAFSGIRVIKAFVREEDTARDFAKASEDYKVKSIRLTKVNALFFPIIMALVGISTIITVYVGGMQVIGGQIGYGVIAEFILYVNMLTWPVTSLGWVTSIVQRAAASQTRINEFLDQKNDILSTDNIEREISGEIHVENLSFVYPDSGIRALDQVSFEIKAGQTLGIIGTTGSGKSTIANLLMRMYDPSSGTIKIDGETIERYNLSSLRKQIGYVPQDVFLFSDSIGNNIAFGLDYPDQEKIEKAAMDADVYQNIIDFPKGFETMLGERGITLSGGQKQRVSIARAIAKEPKILILDDCLSAVDTKTENVILNALKKIMKDRTSVIISHRVSSAKLANHIIVLDDGKIVEQGNHDTLMAEKGVYAELYEKQTQAGESVEE from the coding sequence GTGAAACCACTTTGGAGACTTAATAAGTACTTATACAAGTATAAGGGGCTATTGCTTTTGGGGATAGTATTTACGGTAATATCGAATGTTTTCGTAATTATCCCTGCTCAATTGGTGAGACTTGCCATAGATTATGTGGTTGAGAGTTTTTCAATTTTAAAGCCTTTGGAGCTCGGTGGAATGGGGGAAGAAGCACGAAATATTTTTCTTCAATTTGTCTTTATTTTTGGGGTTTTGATTTTGGTAATGGCTTTATTAAGAGGTTTTTTCCTCTTTTTGATACGTCAAACTATCATCATCATGTCACGAAGAATTGAATATGACATGAAGAATGAAATATTTGAGCATTATCAGGCACTCCCTTTAAGTTTTTATAGGAAAAATAGTACTGGGGATTTGATGGCGAGAATTACAGAAGATGTAAGCCGGGTGAGAATGTATTTGGGTCCAGCGATTATGTATGGACTGAATCTTCTGATTTTGTTTCCTTTAGTAATATCGTACATGATATCGGTAAACCCCGAATTGACTTTTTACTCCTTGCTGCCTTTACCTGTATTATCCCTCAGTATCTACTTCGTAAATAATTTGATCAACGAACGATCTGAAAAAATCCAAAGGAGTCTTTCGGGCCTGAGTACGTTTGTACAGGAGGCATTTTCTGGTATTCGTGTAATTAAGGCTTTTGTTAGGGAAGAAGATACTGCAAGAGATTTCGCTAAAGCAAGCGAAGATTATAAAGTGAAATCAATACGTTTGACGAAAGTCAATGCATTGTTCTTTCCTATTATCATGGCTTTGGTGGGAATTTCTACGATTATTACAGTCTATGTTGGAGGAATGCAAGTAATTGGAGGGCAAATTGGTTATGGAGTCATTGCTGAATTCATTCTATATGTCAACATGCTTACCTGGCCTGTGACTTCTTTGGGATGGGTGACTAGTATCGTCCAAAGAGCAGCTGCCTCTCAAACAAGAATCAATGAGTTTTTGGATCAGAAGAATGATATACTAAGTACCGATAATATTGAAAGGGAAATTTCCGGTGAAATTCACGTGGAGAATTTGAGCTTTGTTTACCCTGATTCTGGAATTAGAGCCTTAGATCAAGTAAGTTTTGAAATTAAGGCAGGACAAACTTTAGGAATCATAGGCACCACCGGATCTGGCAAATCCACCATTGCTAATTTGCTTATGAGGATGTATGACCCAAGTTCTGGTACCATCAAAATTGATGGGGAGACCATAGAGCGATACAATCTTTCGAGTTTGAGAAAGCAAATAGGGTACGTTCCTCAGGATGTATTCTTATTTTCTGATTCCATAGGAAATAATATTGCGTTTGGGTTAGACTATCCAGATCAAGAAAAAATCGAAAAAGCAGCAATGGATGCAGATGTTTATCAAAACATCATAGACTTTCCCAAAGGCTTTGAAACGATGCTTGGAGAGCGGGGTATTACCCTCTCAGGTGGTCAAAAGCAAAGGGTATCTATTGCAAGGGCCATTGCGAAAGAACCTAAAATTTTGATTTTGGATGACTGCTTGTCTGCTGTGGATACGAAGACAGAAAATGTGATTTTAAATGCTTTGAAAAAGATCATGAAAGATCGGACTTCGGTGATTATTTCTCATAGAGTATCTTCCGCCAAGCTCGCCAATCATATTATTGTTTTGGATGATGGAAAAATCGTGGAACAAGGAAACCACGATACTTTGATGGCTGAAAAGGGAGTATATGCAGAACTATATGAGAAGCAAACTCAAGCTGGAGAGTCCGTGGAGGAGTAA
- a CDS encoding peptidylprolyl isomerase, whose protein sequence is MKILNRITLTLLAFSMLSNLSAQEAANTATTGQVLDKIVAKVDNYILLESDIQKTYLEALAQGQQGVTPPTRCEVFETLMVNKLMVAKAEIDSVMVTDAEVMLQTDQRFNMVMQQFGGNEETLAEVYGKTADQLKSEIEEVIKEQLIVQRMRGKITEGISVSPAEVREFFKSIPTDSLPFFSAEVTVGQIVKKPEVNPQIKEDIFTKLRQFKQDILDGKADFADLARAYSEDPGSAAQGGDLGFFRSGELAPEFEATAMSLKLGEISDPVETDFGIHLIQLLEKRTDSYNTRHILMIPKASEEDLLKAEKYLDSLKTEIQEGKIEFAKAAKEYSDDRNTSDNGGYFVDPANNSKRLTLRTLEDPVLYFTLDSMEVGTVTQPIRFEDPREGTKVRILFYESKYPAHRANLEDDYEKMKAATLRKKEDDLLSKWFVTAKEDVFIDIDPTYDRCKALEERR, encoded by the coding sequence ATGAAAATACTAAACCGAATTACGCTTACTTTATTGGCATTTTCCATGCTATCCAATTTGTCTGCACAAGAGGCTGCCAACACAGCAACCACAGGACAGGTTTTGGATAAAATTGTAGCTAAAGTTGATAATTACATCTTGCTTGAGTCAGACATTCAAAAAACCTATTTAGAGGCTTTGGCGCAGGGGCAGCAAGGAGTAACCCCTCCTACTAGATGCGAAGTCTTTGAAACATTAATGGTTAATAAATTAATGGTGGCTAAAGCTGAAATTGACTCAGTGATGGTTACGGATGCGGAAGTGATGTTGCAAACCGATCAGAGATTCAACATGGTCATGCAGCAGTTTGGTGGCAATGAAGAAACCTTGGCAGAAGTGTATGGAAAAACTGCTGATCAATTAAAATCTGAAATTGAAGAGGTTATTAAGGAGCAACTGATCGTTCAGAGGATGAGAGGTAAAATCACAGAGGGTATCAGTGTGTCTCCAGCAGAGGTACGTGAGTTTTTCAAAAGCATTCCTACTGACTCCCTACCTTTCTTTTCCGCCGAAGTGACAGTAGGTCAAATAGTCAAAAAACCTGAGGTGAACCCTCAAATCAAAGAAGATATATTTACTAAGCTTCGCCAGTTCAAACAAGATATATTGGATGGAAAGGCTGATTTTGCTGATTTGGCTAGAGCCTATTCTGAGGATCCTGGTTCTGCAGCACAAGGTGGAGATTTAGGATTTTTCAGAAGTGGTGAGCTTGCACCTGAATTTGAGGCTACAGCCATGTCATTGAAGCTTGGTGAAATTTCCGATCCAGTAGAAACTGATTTTGGAATTCACCTTATTCAATTACTTGAAAAAAGAACTGACTCTTACAATACCAGACATATTTTGATGATTCCCAAAGCTTCAGAAGAAGATTTGTTGAAAGCAGAGAAATATTTGGACAGCTTGAAAACAGAGATTCAAGAAGGTAAAATTGAGTTTGCGAAAGCTGCAAAGGAATATTCCGATGACAGAAATACTTCTGATAATGGTGGATACTTTGTAGATCCGGCAAATAATTCAAAAAGGCTAACCCTTAGAACATTAGAAGATCCCGTACTTTACTTCACATTAGACAGTATGGAAGTAGGGACTGTTACCCAACCCATCCGATTTGAAGATCCAAGAGAGGGTACTAAAGTGAGGATACTATTTTATGAGTCAAAATACCCAGCTCATAGAGCAAATTTGGAAGATGACTATGAAAAAATGAAGGCTGCCACTTTAAGAAAAAAAGAAGATGATCTTTTGTCAAAGTGGTTTGTTACAGCCAAGGAGGATGTATTTATAGATATTGATCCGACCTACGATCGATGTAAAGCTCTTGAAGAGAGGAGATAA
- a CDS encoding foldase protein PrsA: protein MNHRSISATIFSLFIVLASVAPVFAYMQGGSSQDDNLLTIGGKAIEKEELIYLLSKGQGSTPTSAGMSREEFEDNLDLFINYKLKVIEAEELGLDKTEEFNREFASFKENLKAPYLIKNSLEEGELRKAYSRMQEVVRASHILFQFPPNASKDDSLIVLRMALKIRDEINAGADINELAVEHSDDPSAKVNKGDLGYFTALQMVQPFEDAAFSLQPGQVSDPVMTNFGYHIIKVNDKRPNPGQVRVSHILVRIDEDDPNSEDLARRKVADIYAEIQKESTVWENIVKNYSEDPSSSQNGGMLPWFSVGSMIPEFEMAAFSLTEIGEVSPPVRTKYGYHILRLEEKKPIDSFENLEDNIRSKIMRDSRSTMIQSQVMAIQKARYNFEENESSVANLENELKTFTKVQIPGAVAAKGLDDEELFTLQGTTYTMNDLVSFIQEQELSIKTKTTAFDAWYDRFTASILNKTEEADILANNKEYQMLLNEYHDGILLFSLMNQEVWQKGIEDSVGQKAFFQENIQNYQWDDRVNAFIVKVLDINQLEEARTKLKGQSYSQEVIDAFETNYKQNNPLAFQTEKGLIEYKQHPVLSKINLSENYQEIETNGHLHLVLLGDQIPAGPKKFNETRGLVIKDYQEALEKDLLEQLKSKYPVEINPKAKEEAFISLNQ from the coding sequence ATGAATCACCGATCAATTTCGGCAACTATTTTCTCTCTTTTTATCGTATTGGCAAGTGTAGCCCCCGTTTTTGCATACATGCAAGGCGGTAGTAGCCAAGATGATAATCTATTGACTATTGGTGGCAAAGCGATAGAGAAAGAGGAATTAATCTACCTGCTATCCAAAGGTCAAGGCTCCACTCCAACCTCTGCAGGGATGTCTAGGGAAGAGTTTGAAGATAATCTGGACTTATTTATCAACTATAAGTTGAAAGTGATAGAAGCAGAAGAACTAGGTCTGGATAAAACAGAAGAATTCAATAGAGAATTTGCCTCTTTCAAGGAAAACTTAAAAGCTCCTTACCTCATCAAAAACTCTTTGGAAGAAGGAGAGCTTCGTAAAGCCTATTCCAGAATGCAGGAAGTGGTTAGAGCAAGCCACATCCTATTTCAATTTCCGCCCAATGCAAGTAAGGACGATAGTTTGATTGTATTGAGAATGGCCTTAAAAATCCGGGATGAAATCAATGCCGGAGCAGATATCAATGAATTAGCGGTTGAGCATTCAGATGACCCTTCTGCAAAAGTCAACAAGGGAGACTTAGGTTATTTCACGGCATTACAAATGGTACAACCCTTTGAAGATGCTGCATTTTCCTTACAACCTGGACAGGTTTCTGATCCTGTGATGACAAATTTTGGTTACCATATCATTAAAGTCAATGATAAAAGGCCTAATCCTGGACAAGTAAGAGTATCTCATATTTTAGTAAGAATTGACGAGGATGATCCAAATAGTGAAGATTTGGCCAGAAGGAAAGTAGCTGATATCTATGCCGAGATCCAAAAGGAAAGTACTGTTTGGGAAAATATTGTAAAGAATTATTCAGAAGATCCTTCCTCCAGTCAAAACGGAGGCATGCTTCCTTGGTTTTCGGTTGGTTCTATGATCCCTGAATTTGAAATGGCCGCATTTTCATTAACTGAAATAGGAGAAGTATCTCCTCCAGTAAGAACCAAGTATGGCTACCATATTTTGCGGTTGGAAGAAAAGAAACCCATCGATTCCTTCGAAAACCTAGAAGACAATATTCGATCTAAGATTATGAGGGATTCTAGGTCCACCATGATACAATCTCAAGTAATGGCCATTCAGAAGGCACGATACAATTTCGAAGAGAATGAATCTTCTGTTGCGAACTTGGAAAATGAATTAAAGACCTTTACGAAAGTTCAAATTCCTGGAGCCGTTGCTGCGAAGGGATTGGACGATGAGGAGCTATTTACACTTCAAGGTACTACCTATACCATGAATGATTTGGTTTCATTTATACAGGAACAGGAATTAAGTATAAAAACGAAGACCACGGCTTTCGATGCTTGGTATGACCGATTCACCGCTTCTATTCTTAATAAAACAGAGGAGGCAGATATTCTTGCCAATAACAAAGAATATCAAATGCTATTAAATGAATACCATGATGGAATTCTTTTATTCTCATTGATGAACCAAGAAGTATGGCAAAAGGGAATTGAAGACAGCGTAGGACAAAAAGCCTTTTTCCAGGAGAATATTCAAAACTATCAATGGGATGATCGGGTAAATGCTTTCATTGTGAAAGTTTTGGATATCAATCAACTCGAAGAAGCTAGGACAAAATTAAAAGGACAGTCTTATTCTCAAGAAGTCATAGACGCTTTTGAGACTAACTACAAACAGAATAATCCTCTTGCATTTCAAACTGAAAAGGGATTGATAGAATACAAGCAACATCCTGTCCTTTCCAAAATTAACCTCTCAGAAAATTACCAAGAGATAGAAACTAATGGTCACTTACACTTGGTTCTGTTAGGGGATCAAATTCCTGCAGGTCCTAAAAAATTCAATGAAACCAGAGGTTTGGTAATTAAAGATTATCAGGAGGCGTTGGAAAAAGACCTGTTAGAACAATTAAAAAGTAAATATCCAGTAGAGATAAACCCAAAAGCTAAAGAAGAAGCTTTTATCTCTCTAAATCAATAA
- a CDS encoding ATP-binding protein, protein MKYQLKIYCKTTALADLRSFLQTTLSELKLSDKDRHQLTLAVEEVCANLIIHSHQCNGYDQIKLEVKESPDKLIFEITDKGKAFNLLDYEVPDLKKVISEKRKGGLGIILVKTIMDEIEFESNRGKNTCRLIKWF, encoded by the coding sequence ATGAAATATCAGTTAAAAATATATTGTAAAACCACTGCATTAGCAGATCTCAGGAGCTTCCTTCAAACCACCTTGAGTGAACTGAAATTATCTGACAAAGATCGGCATCAGCTAACTTTGGCAGTGGAAGAGGTATGTGCTAACCTGATCATCCACTCCCATCAATGCAATGGCTATGACCAAATTAAGTTAGAAGTAAAAGAATCACCCGATAAATTAATTTTTGAAATCACGGATAAAGGAAAAGCTTTTAACCTATTGGATTATGAAGTACCTGATCTGAAAAAGGTGATCAGCGAAAAAAGAAAAGGCGGATTAGGCATCATTTTGGTAAAGACCATTATGGACGAAATTGAGTTTGAGTCCAATAGAGGCAAAAACACCTGCCGATTAATCAAGTGGTTTTGA
- a CDS encoding STAS domain-containing protein, with product MLTIETHKEDNHDLLVIQGEIDASNSVILDQKMQELTESGSKSILVDGSGLEYISSAGLGVFMSYLEDFQEEGITLKIFALSPRVFEVFKILGLDQLIDIYESKEAALEA from the coding sequence ATGCTAACCATAGAAACACATAAAGAAGATAACCACGATTTATTGGTAATTCAAGGTGAAATTGATGCCAGCAACTCTGTGATTTTAGATCAAAAAATGCAAGAGTTAACGGAATCAGGTTCAAAATCCATTTTAGTGGATGGAAGTGGGCTGGAATACATTTCCTCTGCCGGATTGGGCGTGTTTATGTCCTATTTGGAGGATTTTCAAGAGGAAGGAATTACCCTCAAAATATTTGCACTATCACCGAGAGTATTTGAAGTTTTCAAAATTTTGGGGTTAGATCAATTGATTGACATTTACGAATCCAAGGAAGCTGCACTAGAGGCTTAA
- a CDS encoding GAF domain-containing SpoIIE family protein phosphatase: MIKLPSIHIGKLSMLLAILVWLSLLFVDLVRLFGLLNELESGIAAEFTWVLEILFFLTVYLFYNYSINKNSQNDFLNLIWRAASTGIVAVFVSLMINLFYSLLGDSHLFNDPFLKNFFYHVNFALISVFLISSALLWKHLILYQKTKRVVKQWQAYELAMLGAMFFIFFNKNSFDYSFLFGFVLLVGLAVILSGNLKWIPYLTFREKWKSLLFLFIIINCCGYLFYQILLYSDRGLFVVNLTDNLFLVSLFSFIFIYALFCFLVTLFNLPTSSVFEQKLTEAINFQRLSQSIQPEESEEQVLDILVDSCMSAAYADAAWLELGDQGSAKGFLQERFMEKGMREELSEIIQNQKLAQEWAVENKPENLNPLSLRLNHDRFESILLVPLVINKSAIGRMVLCKEVRDGFNKEMINIISTFVRQACIAVENHRLLNQAIQNERYQEELKIAQRVQKSLLPTKLDHNETFDISAYSNAADEVGGDYYDTFKLDEDRYVMIIGDVSGKGTSAAFNMSQMKGIFQSLIQLNLGPAQFMIKANAALSRCLERNHFITASIFLINTKEKSICHSRAGHVPTLMHQNDVGKSEYLGIDGLGLGILRNKQYENHVEEKTFNYSSGDVLVMFTDGIVEAKNEKSQQFGFERIRTLLEVYHELSPKEIQTKIIDSLHAYVGGDGLIDDDYSIMVVKFSDE, translated from the coding sequence ATGATTAAATTACCATCAATCCATATTGGAAAACTTAGCATGCTCCTGGCCATTTTGGTCTGGTTGTCATTGCTTTTTGTGGATTTGGTAAGACTTTTTGGCTTATTAAATGAATTAGAATCTGGTATAGCAGCAGAATTCACTTGGGTACTCGAGATTCTTTTCTTTTTAACAGTCTATCTTTTTTACAATTACTCCATCAATAAGAATAGTCAGAATGACTTTCTGAACCTGATATGGAGGGCTGCTTCGACAGGTATAGTAGCAGTTTTTGTTTCCCTCATGATCAATCTTTTCTATTCCCTGCTAGGGGATAGCCATTTGTTCAATGATCCATTCCTTAAAAATTTCTTCTACCATGTCAATTTTGCATTGATATCAGTATTCCTGATATCCAGTGCGTTGCTATGGAAGCATTTGATCCTTTACCAAAAAACAAAAAGAGTAGTAAAACAATGGCAGGCCTACGAGCTAGCTATGCTTGGAGCCATGTTTTTTATTTTTTTCAACAAAAACTCATTTGACTACAGCTTTTTATTTGGGTTTGTTCTGTTGGTAGGATTGGCGGTTATTTTATCCGGTAACCTCAAATGGATTCCTTATTTGACATTTCGGGAAAAATGGAAATCCCTGCTTTTCCTTTTTATCATCATCAACTGCTGTGGGTATCTCTTTTACCAGATCCTATTATACAGTGACAGAGGATTGTTTGTCGTGAATTTGACGGACAATTTATTCCTGGTTTCCTTATTCAGCTTCATTTTTATTTATGCCCTATTCTGCTTTCTTGTTACTTTATTTAACCTACCTACCTCCTCTGTTTTTGAACAAAAGCTGACTGAGGCCATTAACTTCCAACGATTAAGCCAGTCTATTCAGCCTGAAGAAAGTGAAGAACAGGTACTGGATATCCTGGTAGACTCCTGTATGAGTGCTGCTTATGCGGATGCTGCCTGGCTGGAACTAGGGGACCAAGGAAGCGCAAAAGGTTTCCTTCAAGAACGATTCATGGAGAAAGGAATGCGTGAAGAGCTTAGTGAAATCATTCAAAATCAAAAATTAGCTCAAGAATGGGCAGTTGAAAATAAACCTGAAAATTTAAACCCACTTTCACTTCGGCTAAACCATGATCGATTTGAATCTATTCTTTTGGTTCCACTTGTGATTAATAAATCGGCGATTGGTCGAATGGTACTTTGCAAAGAAGTGAGAGATGGTTTCAACAAAGAGATGATCAACATCATCAGTACTTTTGTACGCCAGGCTTGTATTGCCGTTGAAAACCATCGATTACTAAATCAGGCCATTCAAAACGAACGCTACCAAGAAGAATTAAAAATTGCTCAGCGGGTCCAAAAATCACTCCTTCCTACCAAGTTAGACCATAATGAGACTTTTGACATATCTGCCTATTCCAATGCGGCGGATGAAGTTGGAGGGGATTATTACGATACTTTTAAACTTGATGAGGACCGATACGTTATGATCATCGGAGATGTCTCTGGAAAAGGCACTTCTGCAGCATTTAATATGTCTCAGATGAAAGGAATTTTCCAAAGTCTAATCCAGTTAAACCTTGGTCCTGCCCAATTTATGATTAAAGCTAATGCGGCTTTAAGTCGATGTTTGGAAAGGAATCACTTTATCACCGCCTCCATATTTCTTATTAATACCAAGGAAAAAAGCATTTGCCATTCAAGAGCTGGGCATGTACCTACTTTAATGCATCAAAATGATGTGGGTAAATCTGAATACTTGGGAATAGATGGCCTAGGTTTGGGGATTTTGAGAAACAAGCAATATGAAAATCACGTTGAGGAAAAAACATTTAACTACTCTTCTGGAGATGTATTAGTCATGTTTACAGATGGAATCGTTGAGGCTAAAAATGAGAAATCCCAGCAGTTCGGTTTTGAAAGAATCAGAACTCTCTTGGAAGTGTATCATGAATTAAGTCCCAAAGAAATCCAAACAAAAATTATAGATTCTCTTCATGCATATGTAGGAGGAGATGGGTTAATAGATGATGATTATTCGATCATGGTGGTCAAATTTTCAGATGAATAA